A window from bacterium encodes these proteins:
- a CDS encoding molybdenum cofactor guanylyltransferase — protein sequence MKSEGAAIILAGGKSSRLGRDKVLLPWQGTTILAALATRLQQAFAHVLIVTAPDHQVDSPAGRIVYDLIPGKNSLGGLHAGLMQSPAQKNFVCACDMPLLLPELAQDLMARSSGFEVVIPHVHDRLQPLCAVYDQACLPFIARALAAGQLRMTGWLSHVHVREVSEAELRQVDAALQSFYNVNTEADYRQLLAALSDKLITAPVTGAAGE from the coding sequence ATGAAGAGCGAGGGCGCGGCTATCATTCTGGCCGGCGGCAAGAGCAGCCGGTTGGGCCGCGATAAGGTGCTGTTGCCGTGGCAGGGCACCACGATTCTGGCCGCGCTTGCCACGCGCCTGCAACAGGCTTTTGCGCACGTGCTGATCGTCACCGCCCCGGACCACCAAGTCGATTCGCCCGCCGGCCGCATCGTCTATGATCTCATTCCCGGCAAAAACAGCCTGGGCGGTCTGCATGCCGGCCTGATGCAATCACCCGCGCAGAAGAATTTTGTCTGCGCCTGCGACATGCCGCTGCTGCTGCCCGAGCTGGCGCAGGACTTGATGGCCAGGAGCAGCGGATTCGAGGTGGTCATCCCGCACGTACACGATCGGCTGCAGCCGTTATGCGCCGTCTATGACCAGGCCTGCCTGCCGTTCATCGCGCGTGCGCTTGCCGCCGGCCAATTGCGCATGACGGGCTGGCTCTCTCACGTGCACGTGCGTGAAGTAAGCGAAGCCGAGTTGCGGCAGGTCGATGCGGCGCTGCAATCGTTTTACAATGTGAATACCGAGGCGGATTATCGCCAACTGCTGGCGGCGTTGTCGGACAAACTCATCACCGCCCCGGTGACAGGCGCCGCCGGAGAATGA
- a CDS encoding DUF72 domain-containing protein — MNPLPPLPAAPQNLHLGVAGWDDPARFAGLGNGNRDEILAWLARTFNLIEITASYYQPLAPETTRRWLEPVKANGRLRFTARLWQKLLRERSAQSPAEVQRFLAGLEPLTGAKRLAAVVAPFSHTFHNSPANQDWLRWLADALAGHTLVIELHHHSWSETNAGKNLLAAGLCLAHVDQPRPGRAFVFPLETPSRLAYARFDGRNQAAWLAAAASRDDRHDYLYSDAELAAIAGRVRTALSRTSLGCIVFNNYPRGHSLINAVQLQALLRGAPLLEAGELRRQFPFSRRTERN, encoded by the coding sequence ATGAATCCGCTGCCGCCTTTACCTGCTGCACCGCAAAATCTCCATCTCGGCGTTGCCGGCTGGGATGATCCCGCGCGCTTTGCCGGATTGGGCAACGGCAACCGCGATGAAATTCTGGCCTGGCTGGCGCGCACTTTCAATCTCATCGAAATCACCGCGAGCTATTACCAGCCGCTAGCGCCGGAGACGACCCGGCGCTGGCTCGAGCCGGTGAAAGCAAATGGCCGGCTGCGCTTCACGGCCCGCCTGTGGCAGAAATTGTTGCGCGAGCGCTCGGCGCAATCGCCGGCGGAAGTGCAGCGGTTTCTCGCGGGTCTCGAACCGCTCACGGGCGCCAAGCGTCTCGCCGCAGTGGTCGCGCCGTTTTCTCACACCTTTCACAATTCTCCCGCGAATCAGGACTGGCTGCGCTGGCTGGCAGACGCTTTGGCCGGACACACGTTGGTGATCGAGCTGCATCACCACTCGTGGTCCGAGACCAACGCCGGGAAGAATCTGCTGGCGGCGGGCTTGTGCCTGGCGCATGTTGATCAGCCGCGGCCCGGCCGGGCCTTTGTCTTTCCGCTCGAAACGCCCAGCCGGCTGGCTTATGCCCGTTTTGACGGCCGCAATCAAGCCGCCTGGCTGGCAGCGGCGGCCAGCCGCGATGATCGCCACGATTATTTGTATTCCGATGCCGAGTTGGCCGCGATTGCCGGCCGGGTGAGAACAGCGCTCTCCCGGACTTCCCTCGGCTGCATCGTCTTCAACAATTATCCGCGCGGCCACAGCCTGATCAACGCGGTGCAATTGCAGGCGCTCTTGCGCGGTGCGCCGTTACTCGAAGCCGGTGAGCTGCGGCGGCAGTTTCCCTTCTCGCGCCGGACAGAAAGAAATTGA
- a CDS encoding 2-oxoacid:ferredoxin oxidoreductase subunit beta, with protein MAQITETPGRPAAKVNRLGLARDSYRGGKTTLCAGCGHNAISERIIDAFYDMGVDPYRVAKFSGIGCSSKSPAYFLSTSHGFNAVHGRMPAVATGAALANHQLMIVGVSGDGDTASIGMGQYVHLMRRNLPMIYLIEDNGVYGLTKGQFSATADKGARLKTGVVNDLPAIDMCALAIELGASFVARAFSGDKSQLTTILKAAVAHRGTALLDIISPCVTFNDHEGSTKSYDYVKEHEEKLSDLGFVPFFDDIVVDYAPGTTQEVTLHDGSRLLLSKLPEDYNPARKADALRALAKARAREEVLTGILFVDPGLDDFISLLNVVDEPLATLPESRVRPGREALQQIMEEYK; from the coding sequence ATGGCACAGATCACCGAAACTCCCGGCCGGCCGGCGGCGAAAGTCAATCGTCTCGGCCTGGCCCGCGATTCTTATCGCGGCGGCAAGACCACGTTGTGCGCCGGCTGCGGCCACAACGCCATCTCCGAGCGCATCATCGACGCCTTTTATGATATGGGCGTGGATCCTTACCGCGTCGCGAAGTTTTCCGGCATCGGCTGTTCGAGCAAATCGCCGGCCTATTTCTTGAGCACCTCGCACGGTTTCAATGCGGTGCATGGCCGCATGCCCGCGGTTGCCACCGGCGCGGCGCTGGCCAATCATCAACTCATGATCGTGGGCGTGAGCGGCGACGGCGACACCGCTTCCATTGGCATGGGCCAGTATGTCCATCTCATGCGCCGCAATCTTCCCATGATCTACCTCATCGAAGACAACGGCGTTTACGGCCTGACCAAGGGCCAGTTCTCCGCCACCGCCGACAAGGGCGCCAGGCTCAAAACCGGGGTGGTCAATGATCTGCCCGCCATCGACATGTGCGCGCTCGCCATCGAACTGGGCGCCAGCTTCGTGGCGCGCGCCTTCTCCGGCGACAAGAGCCAACTCACCACCATTCTGAAAGCCGCGGTGGCACATCGCGGCACCGCTCTGCTCGACATCATTTCGCCGTGCGTCACCTTCAACGATCATGAAGGCTCCACCAAGAGCTACGACTACGTCAAAGAGCACGAGGAAAAGCTCAGCGATCTCGGCTTCGTGCCCTTCTTCGATGACATCGTGGTGGATTATGCGCCCGGTACCACCCAGGAAGTCACGCTGCACGACGGCTCCCGTCTGTTGTTGAGCAAACTGCCGGAAGACTACAACCCGGCGCGCAAGGCGGACGCACTGCGCGCGCTTGCCAAGGCGCGGGCGCGCGAGGAAGTGCTGACCGGCATTCTCTTCGTCGATCCCGGCCTGGATGATTTCATCAGCCTCTTGAATGTGGTGGACGAGCCGCTCGCCACTCTGCCGGAAAGCCGCGTGCGCCCCGGTCGCGAGGCGCTGCAGCAAATCATGGAAGAGTACAAGTAA
- a CDS encoding 2-oxoacid:acceptor oxidoreductase subunit alpha, translating to MNAVQSQSLTPAQNGDVCVNDFNIHVATANGTGSQSSNLVLMRAIFQMGIPVSGKNLFPSNIQGLPTWFTVRVSQHGYIARRETIDVLVAMNPETANEDVMRLAPGTVAVYDAPLQLNKLRQDVTFYPVPFDELVVPVCPVAKLRKLVRNMIYDGVLAYLLDLDMAEVERALLKQFKNKAKAAAMNWEAAKAGYEFAQKNFAQKPPYRVERMNETAGKIVIDGNSAAALGCLFAGVTVVTWYPITPSSSLCETLIEYMNKYRIDPETKKATFAIVQAEDELAAVGMAIGAGWAGARSMTSTSGPGVSLMSEFVGLGYYAEIPVVIFDIQRVGPSTGLPTRTMQGDILSTAVLSHGDAKHPMLLPCSVAECFTMAIQAFDLAEELQTPVFVMSDLDLGMNLWMSDPFAYPEEPLRRGKVLTAEDLDKVAEFARYKDVDGDGIPYRTLPGTKHPKAPYFTRGSGHNERAQYSERPGDYRRNVDRLAHKFETARQRVPTAVREHEAGTALGLIAYGTSHWAVLEALDVLREQHQVAADYLRLRAYPFGDEVKDFIAQHERVYVVDQNRDGQMFSLLGMEHEAAVKAKLHSIRCYNGLPIPARIIVEDILNQEKS from the coding sequence GTGAATGCGGTTCAATCCCAATCCCTCACCCCTGCCCAAAATGGCGATGTTTGCGTCAACGATTTCAATATTCATGTTGCGACCGCCAACGGCACCGGCAGCCAAAGTTCGAACCTGGTGCTGATGCGCGCCATTTTTCAAATGGGGATTCCGGTTTCCGGAAAGAATCTTTTCCCTTCCAACATTCAAGGCCTGCCCACCTGGTTCACCGTGCGGGTGAGCCAGCACGGTTACATTGCGCGCCGCGAAACGATCGACGTGCTGGTGGCGATGAATCCCGAAACCGCAAACGAAGACGTCATGCGGCTGGCGCCCGGCACAGTGGCGGTGTACGACGCACCCTTGCAGCTCAACAAACTTCGCCAGGATGTGACCTTTTACCCGGTGCCGTTCGATGAGCTGGTGGTGCCGGTCTGTCCGGTGGCCAAGCTGCGCAAGTTGGTGCGCAATATGATCTACGACGGCGTGCTGGCCTACTTGCTCGACCTGGACATGGCGGAAGTGGAACGCGCGTTGTTGAAGCAGTTCAAGAACAAGGCCAAGGCTGCCGCGATGAACTGGGAAGCTGCCAAAGCCGGTTATGAATTCGCGCAGAAGAATTTCGCGCAGAAACCTCCTTATCGCGTCGAGCGCATGAACGAGACCGCGGGCAAAATCGTCATCGACGGCAATTCCGCGGCGGCGCTCGGCTGCCTGTTCGCCGGGGTCACGGTCGTCACCTGGTATCCGATCACGCCGTCTTCCTCGCTGTGCGAGACCTTGATCGAATACATGAACAAATACCGCATCGATCCCGAGACCAAGAAAGCCACCTTTGCCATCGTGCAGGCGGAGGACGAGTTGGCGGCGGTGGGCATGGCGATCGGGGCGGGCTGGGCCGGCGCGCGTTCGATGACTTCCACCTCCGGTCCCGGCGTCTCGTTGATGTCGGAGTTCGTGGGTTTGGGTTACTATGCCGAAATCCCGGTGGTGATTTTCGACATTCAGCGCGTCGGGCCTTCCACCGGCCTGCCGACGCGCACGATGCAGGGCGATATTCTCTCGACCGCGGTGCTTTCGCACGGCGATGCCAAACACCCGATGCTGTTGCCCTGCTCGGTGGCGGAGTGCTTCACGATGGCGATTCAGGCTTTTGATTTGGCGGAGGAGCTGCAGACGCCGGTGTTCGTGATGAGTGATCTCGATCTCGGCATGAACTTGTGGATGTCCGATCCCTTCGCCTATCCCGAGGAGCCGCTGCGCCGCGGCAAAGTCCTCACTGCCGAAGACCTGGACAAAGTCGCGGAATTTGCCCGTTACAAAGACGTGGACGGCGACGGCATTCCCTACCGCACGCTGCCGGGCACCAAACATCCCAAGGCGCCTTATTTCACGCGCGGCAGCGGCCACAATGAACGCGCGCAATACAGCGAGCGGCCGGGCGATTATCGCCGCAATGTCGACCGCCTGGCGCACAAATTCGAGACGGCGCGGCAGCGCGTGCCCACTGCCGTGCGCGAGCACGAGGCCGGCACGGCCCTCGGCCTCATCGCTTACGGCACCAGCCATTGGGCGGTGTTGGAGGCGCTCGACGTGCTGCGCGAGCAGCATCAGGTGGCCGCGGATTATCTGCGGCTGCGCGCCTATCCCTTCGGCGACGAGGTGAAAGACTTCATCGCCCAACACGAGCGCGTTTACGTGGTGGATCAAAACCGCGACGGCCAGATGTTCAGCCTGCTGGGCATGGAGCACGAGGCCGCGGTGAAAGCAAAACTGCACAGCATTCGCTGCTACAACGGCCTGCCGATTCCGGCGCGCATCATCGTGGAAGATATTCTGAATCAGGAGAAGAGCTGA